A segment of the Chryseobacterium scophthalmum genome:
GCTTTATTAGAATCAGCCTGATTAGCAGATTCTGTATAACTTCTACTTCCAGATTCTTTTGTTACAAGATTAAATCCTATTGTCTGCTGCTCCACCAAATTATTTTTATTTAATTTAAAACTACTTTTAAAAGTTCTTTTTGCATTTCTACCATTAACTTCAACATCATAATAATACCCTATTGTGATTTGCTTGTCTCCTGATATATAAAAATCTATTTTTTCCGGTTTGTACTTTGTCTTTTTAGAAGACTCAATTAAATCTTCTAATTTAAATTTATTACCAAAATTCTCGATATCTTTACTTAATTTGTCAAATTTAGCTTCTGCTTCTTCCTTTTTCTGATCTTTTTCTGGACTTTCTACACGATTTTTAGCATTCGTTAAATCCTTTTTTATTCTTTCATTTCTTGTTTGTAATTCCTCTATACCGTCCAGAATTTTATATCCATCTCCTCCAAATTCGTCAGCATCAGGTTTTCTACTTACATATTTTTTAAATTTCGTAAGTTTGTATGCTAATGGTGCTTTCTCACTCGCCATGTAAATCTCTCCATTTTCAAAAGTTAAAGTATGATTCTCTCCATTCATCGTAAATGGCTCTGGAGCGATTTGAGAATCCATATTTTTGATATGTTTATCATCAACCTTTTCTTTCTTCTTACCAAGTTTCCCAATTCCTGTTTTACTTAACAGTTTAGCAGCTTTCCCTTTAATAAAATTCCAGAACTTCACAATAGCACTCTCAATACGCTGACGTATTTTTCGGATAACGCCCAATACTTTATCTGCCAATCCGCCAATTCCTAATAACGAAGCTAAAAAACCGATCAGTACAGGAATAGCTCTTCCCAATGCATTTTCTATAGATTTGGCTACTGCACCTACATTTCCACTCGCAATAGCTTTTATACTGTCGGTAAATGCTTTTACCAGTTCCATAATTTGCGCTGCTCGCTGGATGAAGAATTTCACTACATCAATAATTGCCATTGCCGCTTTTATAAATGCTCCAACCGGAGTAAGTAATCCCATCACCCATTTAATTCCCGCCTGAATTACCTGAGATTGGACAATGTCCATAATAGCATCCATCACCGTCGTTTTAAGGTCGGCAAATTGATCTTTCAGGTATTCCCAAAGTCCGGCAGCACCATCTTTACGGACAACCTGCACGATTTCAAGACCTTTTTCAGAAGCGGTCTCAAGAACTTTCATTACAGGTTCACCTATTACTCTGGCTCCAATCGCTCTGATTCCGCCCCAGGTTAAACCAAGCACCTGCGAAGTAATCGAGAATACACCTTTTAAAGAGAATACATCTTCCGGCATCGTTAAAGAAATACCTTTCATTGCTCCGGTTAACCATCCGAAGAAACCTGTTTTAAGGTGCGTCCAGATATTGGCTCCGAAATTGGTAAATCCTTGCGAAACTCCGGCAATAAGGTTTTTGAAGAATCCAATCGGATCCATAATAATCGCTTGAATTGCACTGATAACACCTGATAACAAATTGGTAAGCGTATTTTTAATTTCAATAATAATGGCGAACACACTATTCTTAAGTACATCAAGAGCCTGATTAACCAATCCGCTGTTTTGTGCTTTAAGATCTGCAATTCTGGTATCAATACTTGCGATATTGTCGGCATATTTTTTAGCCAATACATCGATTAATGCATCTTTTTTGCTGCTTACGCTTTCTTCCAAGGCATTAAATTTACTTTGGATGTCTGCAATAGCATCTTTTCCTATTTTCCTCAAGCTTGGCGATAAACTGTTAACGTAGGTTTGAACGTCTTTTTTACCCTTAGCAATTCTGGTTTTGGCTGCATTAAGCTGGGTGGTAACATGACCGGCGATTTGGTCAATATGATAATCCATGATTCTAATGTACAAGGCTTTACCACTGTCAAAATATTTATCGACTTCAGGCGGTAAACCGGTAAGCTGGTCTTTCACCCATTTACCAGCCAAACCTAAAACACCATAATCTGCATACGCATCTCCATAACGTTTCTTTTTATAAGCCTTTATTCCCTGATCCACATGAACTTCAAATGCTTTTTTAGCTTTTTGACTACCATCATCAAATTTCTTCGCTACCGATGTATCCAGATTCTTTAATATACCATCCACATCTGCTTTTGAGCTCACATAAATACCATTAATATGATCGGCAATTTCTTTTCGTTTTTGGCTGTCTTTAGCTGAAGTTTGTTTTTGATCGCCATGTACATTGCCTAATCCACCTTTTCTTGCACCATGCATTCCACTAATATGACTCGCCGCTTGTGCTTGTGCATCATTACGGGTTTTTGACAACTCCTTAGTTTCGTTGTTTCTAAACTGCTGAGTTGCTTCAACACTTTGGGTTTTCGCTTTATTCTTTTGATCTAAAGCATCTGTAAACGAAGGTTCATTGGAATTTGCCAACATCTTATCGGTTACTCCATTTGCTTTCATTTCGCTGTCGATACTTGCGGTTTGTTCCTTAATAGGTTGTTCTATGCTTGCTGCAGTTCTTTTTACAGGCATCGCTTTAGCAGCATTTGGCGTAGACGGAGCTTTACCTACATTTTGTGTCGGCATTTTTGCAGCTTTACGATCAGGCTGTGCTGCAATATCTGGTTTTGCTGCGGTAGCAGAAGCAATATCATTTGCTGCGACATTCTTTTCCTTCTTCACATCGCCGACTGCTTTTTGATTGACTTCGTTTATATTGTTGTGTTTTTCGAATTCATCCGCCTCCTTTTCATTAGCAGGAAGCTCAATATTGTGTATTTTCTCACTCAATAAAGCTTTGAAATCTTCTTTCTTGAACATCCCTGCTTCTTTTTCACCCATTATATTTACCTGACTCGCCTGTGCTAAACTTTGGCGCTCGTTGGCAGGAGATGGTGCCGCAGCTTGTGCATCGTTACTCGCTTTGCTTGATGCCTCATGCTGTTTTTGCTGCTTAGCCGTACTGCCAATTTTTCCGCTTAATGCTGTAAATTCAGGATTGCTGTTTGCATTTGGTGATACTTTTTCTTCAATATCTGCTGCTTCTGTCTTGTCACTCATTAATTGAGCTTGATCCGTACCTGCAACATCCACTTTATTTGAAGCAGCTTTTGTGTCTGAAGGTTTTACAATAGGATTTGTTTCTTCAATCTTTTTGCTTTGCTGATGAACTATTACCTGTTCTTCCATGTTTTTTGGCAGGTACGTTCCCGATTTAATATCGTTGTAATTTCGTACCTGATTAATATTCAAGGTCGACATATAGTCTTTCTCCATATTTTTGGTATCGGGATGATTGATGTCTCCCGTTTGTGTCAAATTTTCCTGAAACTTTTTATACATTATTTCAGAGCCCTGATCGTAAATGGTTTGTGAACCATGAACGGCTACAATACTACCGTTGCGATTCGTTGATCCGGATTTAACGGTGGAGTTTCCGGGCTTTTGTGTTTGTGAACCGACAACTTCACGCTCGGATAGAGGTACCACCACCGGTTGTGTCAGTTTTTGCTTTTTGGCCTGACTCTGGTGGGGTTTGTTGTCTTTTTCTACAGGTTTTGCTGTTTTCATTGACTTAGTTTTTTAATTTCATATTGAGTTAGAAGACCTATAAAACGCAATTGATATGTTTGCGTTTTATAGGTCTATTGATCTTAAGAATTAGATCATAATAGATTTTTTAGAACCTGAAGGACTAAAAATGGCTATTCAGCTTGCGATTTTAGAATGTTTAAAAAAATAACTAGCGATGATCACCAATTCACAAACATAAATTTCTTTTTCCACGGCAGTTTAACGAGACCAAGTCCCCAACCGAGATTTTTAAGTAAAATATCTTGTGTTTTTTGTTCTACAGTAAGGGTATAATCATGATCGGTGATCACTAATTTACCCGGACGCTGGAAAAACTCGTTTTGTAATAATGCTACAGACGATTTTTTCATTGAGCTCCAGTTGTGCTGTACGCTTTCTATCACATTTTTGGCTTGCGTTTTATGCTTACGAGAAAGTTTAATATGTCTGTTAATGGTTTGATGCATCGGAATATTGCATAAAAATTTTTCAAAAATCATGTCGTATTCTGGGGCGTTTGTTTTTCCGGTCGCGATATAATGTAACAAATGCGCACACAAATCAGGATTGATAAGTTGCTGGGTTTTTAGATCGATAAGATCACAATGTTCAAAAAAAGTTTTGATAAATGGATGGATCAAAATAAGTCCTGCATTTTGAACATATTGTCCATCATCTTGGCTTAATTCATTATCATCATCTCGACTTAAATTTTCGTGGAATGTTTCATTCTTTTGATGAATTGTTTCCTTTAGGGTTTTTGAATTTTCAGACTTTTCAGACTTTTCTTTTGGATTATTTTTAATACTTTCTATATTTTCCAAAATTTCATCTTCTTTAATAAAAGGGAACATCTTAACTACGGTTTTCAGATTCTCATGCTTGTTTTTTGTCTTTGAAAAAACGGTCGAAGCTGATTCTATTTTTACTATTTGTTGCAGAAGATATTCCCGAAGATTAACATTTGATGAGCTTAAATGCTGCGACAACACATTCAAAACCAAACGCCAAACGATTTGTCTTTCTGCATGATTCAGTTTTGAAATATATTGTATGATATCAACATTTAAATTGATTTTTAACTCCCTATTTTTTAAAATCGATAAACATAATTGCGCAATTTGTTCATCTGAAAGTTGATTGATGATCCGTTTCTGAACATTTGGCTTTGAGAAAACAGAAATAATTTTTTTCTGAAAATTGCTGTTCACAATCAATGTGTTAAATACCGCTGGTTCCAAAAAATCAATCCCATTTGTACTTGAATTCCACCAAGGCATATTTCCTTTTTCTAAAAAATAGATAAAAGTTTGAATTGCTTTTTCTTGATTGTCAACTAAATATGCTTTAGAATCGCTTTCTGTTTGTTGATCTGACTTGTCAATAGGCTTTGTAATTTCAGACAGTTCATCTTTAAAGAGTTGCGCAATTTTATCTTTTAATTCAGCATTTAGCGAGCTGCTTTTTACATCCAGATTCAGTTCTAAATGCGGAATTTGAAGAGTATGATCATCTAATTTGTACTCTAAAGCATTGATGTATTTTTCAATTTCCGGAAAAACGTCAATAGACAAAAAGCTACTGATATCTTCTTTTATACTAAACGCTTTGTCTTTGTTGTTGACGCTAATTTCAACAAAAACTTTCTGTATGATATGATCTTGCTTCACGCTAAATGGATTTTAATTAAAAAAATTACGAGTTGTTAAATTGTTTTGTTTTTAGTCGAATTCTCCACCCCAAAAACCAGCCGGACAAAGACTTAATGTTGATCTTTGTTTGGCGCTCAATCTGCATCCACAGCCTCTTACAAACCCTTCTTTTGGATGATCCAGAACTTCCAGTGTATTGGGATTGAGCCATTTCATCGCATTACAGTTGTTGCCATTTTTCAAAGGACATTGGTTACAGATTTCTTCTCTTACAGAGAAAACATATTCTTCGCTTTGATTAGCAATACCAATTTTTGAACGTAATTCATTGAAATGACCGCCAATGATTTCATTGCGCTTGCTAAAAAGTTTTTTGATATTCATGTGATTAAAGTTTTAAAATTATTGGGGTCAAAATTAAGCGAACAAAAGACATGTTTACGAATTGTGAAGTAGTTCTATTCAGTCTTTGCAGTAAAAGAGAAAATTATTTCCTGATCATGCAGGTTTACAATTCCTGGAAAATTCTTTGATGTAGAATGAGAAATTTATAATCAGAAAAGTGCTGAACTTTGTGCATTTTTTTGGGAGCTTTATCCCGCTTTTCATTACAATCTTTTTTTTCAAAAAAGGATTTTCATTACAATCGGGGCTAAGAATTTAGTTGCCTGCCTAAACATTAGGAAACATCCACAAAGTTTTTCAATTTTAATAAATATTGATTTCAAAACAAGGTTTAAAATCACAAAAAAATCATATTCATTTACTCATTAATTTTCTACTGAAATAAAATGATTTTTAATTATAAAATTAGACTGAAATAATAAGCTTTAATTTCACTTCAATTAGATTAAAATAATTTTTATTTAAATTTTACTTTTAAATAATGGTTTTAATTATTTCTTTATCAATTATTTATGTGTTTTATTTTTTAATGTTTTCATAAGTGAGTGAAAATAGTATTTACTGCAAAGACAGGTAAGAGACCCCAAAATATTTGTCTTTTGATTGGCGATGATTGTATGTTTGCAGCATAATAATTAAGAACAGAAATTATGATAAACGAAGTATTGACCATTTTAAAAAATCAGCTGAACAGCTCAGAAGGTTTACAGGATGTTTTAGGTGATATTGCTGTTGTTGATGACATCGCAAAACATGATGACGACACCTCAGGTCTTGATAATAAAGTAGTAATTACCCTGCTGAATGTTGAAGAAGAATCTACATTGAAAAACAGATCAAGATACAATAAAGTGCAGATAAGCGAAAACCCGACTCAGTTTGATATGAAAATGGAGAGTCCGCCTGCTTACTTAAACCTCTATGTAATGATCGCTGCTCACAGAGCGACTTATGCGAACGCTTTAGCAAATATTTCAAAAGTGATTGAGGTGTTTCAGACCAACAATGTATTAGAATATCTTGATCCGGAAGATGAGAGAGAGAATGATTTCAAATTCAGAATCGAGTTACACACTATTCCGTTTGAACAGCTGAGTTATATCTGGGGATTATTGGGCGGAAAGGTGATGCCTTCTGTCTTATATAAAATCAGTGTAATCAAAATTGTGGCTAAAGATGTTACCTCTATTGAATTAATTAATGACGTTAATATTGAGAGTATTAAAGTTAATTAACCATAAAAACAAAAACTAATAACCTTTTATTCAAATTTTTAAATCATGCCAAATCCAACAACACCAGGTGTTTCAGTTGAAGAAATTACAAAACTTCCTTATTCAATTGCATTAATAGACACAGCGATACCTACATTTATTGGGTATACTGATCAAATCCCAGAAGGTTATGATATTAATGATAATACCAATGCTATTAATATTAATAATAATACTAATAAAAATCTTAAGATCAGTTCTCTTTTGGAATATGAAGATAAGTTTGGAAAAGCAAAGCTGGAAAGCATTCAACTAAAAGACACCAAAGATAAAGAACTAACTGTTGTAGCACCAGAAGTACAGTTTTTAATGTATTATTCACTTCAAATGTATTTTGCGAATGGTGGCGGTCCGTGTTACATTGTTTCTGTAGGAACTTATGCTTCGGCTTCAACGGGAGTACAATTATCTTCACTGAAAAACGGATTGGATAAAGTTGATACCTTAAAAGCCATTAAAGATCCTATTCTTCTTGTCTACCCCGATGCTGTCTCATTAACAGAACCAAGTTTTTACGAGCTTTACAATTATACAATAGGAAAATTAGAAACAAAAAACAGGTTTGCCATTTTAGATACTTACGAAGGAAATTCTGCAACAATTGGCAACTTTAGAGCTGGAGTAGGTTCAACTAACCATGCGGCAGCTTATTTCCCTCATCTTAAAACCATTTTGAATTATAGTTTTGATGAAGATAAAGCAATAACACATGCTGGCTTACAAGAAACAAATCAAGAAAACGATGATTTTTATGCGGGTGAAATTGCTGCTTTAGAAGTATTGAGAGATTTAGCAACCGCTGAAATTTCAACCACATCTGTAAATGGTTTTGTACTGGCAGATTTATTAGAGCAAGCTATTGCGATTGCAGAAGAAATTTATGAAACTGCTGATTCTAAAGATGCTTTAAGAGAACCGCTGAATGAGGCTAAAGCTGTGGTAGATGCGATATATGACGGAACAATAGACGATTTTAGGATACCTCAGAATTTACAGGTGAATACCCCTATTTTTAGAGGAGAATTTGATGATTTAATCGATGCAATTCGTCTTTCAAAAGATAAGGTAGGGAATGCAAATGGTTTAACATTAAAAAACCTACAGTCATCTGATTCTTTATTATACAATCAAATAAAAGAAGCTATAAAATCTTTACAAGTTGTTCTGCCACCATCATCAGCAATTGCAGGAGTTTATGGTAGAGTAGACAGTGTAAGAGGCGTGTGGAAGGCTCCGGCAAACGTAAGTCTTAGTTACGTCACAGAACCAACAGAAAAAGTTTCTGAGAAGGAGCAGTCAGATTTAAACATTCATGATTCCGGAAAATCGATCAATGCGATTAGATTTTTTACAGGAAAAGGCAACTTAATCTGGGGAGCCAGAACCCTTGATGGAAAAGATAAAAAAGGCGATGGAAAAGACAATGAATGGAAATATGTGCATGTACGTCGCTATTATAATATGCTTGAACAATCGATTAGTGATTCGCTGAAAAGATTTATTGACGAACCTCATACTCCACACACATGGTTGCGAGCAAAAACAATGTTAGAAAATTTTCTAAACCAACAATGGATGGAAGGTGCATTGGCAGGAAGTACTCCGAAAGAAGCTTATGAAGTAAAAGTGTACGGAACCAAAGATCCTGTTACTGAAAATATCATCAATCCGATGAATGTAGAAATCAAAATAGCATTAGTACGCCCTGCAGAATTTATCATTTTAAATTTCTCACACAAACTGCAACAATCCTAAAAATACAATCGATCACGAATGAAATTCGAAGTTTTTACTTCGAGGAATAATTAATATTAATTTAAAATTTTTTAAAAAATGAATTACAAAACCCCTGGAGTCTATGTGGAGGAATTGGCAAAGTTTCCGCCTTCCGTAGCGCAAGTTGAAACAGCTATTCCCGCTTTTATTGGGTACACTGCTGATGGACCAAAAAACAAACCAACAAGAATCTCTTCAATGCTGGAGTACGAAACTCTTTTTGGAAAAGCAAACCCTGAAACCTTTGCTGTAGCTTTCAAAGATGGAGTTGCAACAGCAACACAACCGAAAGTAAGCGATTTTAAAATGTACTATGCCATGCAAATGTATTTTGCAAACGGTGGTGGTGCTTGTTATATCGTTTCTGTAGGAGATTATAGCGGTTCGGTAACTGTAGGAGATTCTACAACCGTAGGAACTTTAGTATACGGTTTTGAATTGCTTAAAAAAGAAGACGAACCTACATTAATCGTTTTCCCGGATCTTCAAAGTTTAGTGGCTACTTCTGCTGATGTAGCAGCAGCACAAACTGCTAAAGATCTTGCTCAATACGCTAAAGACCTTGCAAATACAGCAGTTCACAATGCAGAGGAAGCAGTTGAAGAAGCCGAAGTTGATGGTACAGCTGAAGAATTAGCCGAAGCTAATCAAGTTTTAGCAGATGCACAAGCAGATGCTGTAACAACTAATGCAGTTTTTGCGGTTGTTGACGCTAACTTAACAAAGATTACTGCTGCAAATGTTGATGATGCTATTACAAACGCTTATCAGTTATATAATAAAGCTTTGGATCAGGCAGAACTAATGAAAGACAGATTTGTTATTATGGATGTTCTTGGAGATGAGGCTACTTTTAGAAATAAAGTAATTTCAAAAGGTCTAAAATATGGAGCAGCTTATCACCCGAAATTAAAAACAGTATTGACTTATGATTTTAAAGACGCTAATGTTTCTGTTACCGGTGTTTCTGGTGCAACAAATTTAGCAGAATTGAAAACTTCAAGCTCAGAATTGTATAACCAAGCTAAAAAAGCAATTGAATCTAAAAGAGTTGTATTGACTCCATCATCAGCAATGGCAGGAGTATATGCTAAAGTAGATTCTACTTCCGGAGTATGGAAATCGCCAGCAAATTTAGGACTGAGCTTGGTAGAAGCACCAACAGTGAAAATTTCTGACAGAGAACAAGGTGCTCTTAATGTACATCCTGGAACAGGAAAATCAATCAACGCAATCAGAGCTTTTGTTGGAAAAGGAACTCTAGTTTGGGGAGCAAGAACTTTAGACGGAAACAGCAATGAATGGAGATATATCTCTGTACGTCGTTTCTTCAACATGGTGGAAGAATCTGTGAAGAAAGCTACGGAACGTTTCGTTTTCGAACCAAATACTGCCAATACATGGATTCGTGTACAAACAATGATCGAAAATTTCCTTAATCAACAATGGCAAGACGGAGCATTGGCTGGAAGCAAACCTGAAGATGCTTATTACGTAAGTGTTGGTTTAAATAAAACAATGTCTGCTCAGGATATCTTAGAAGGAAGAATGATTGTAGAGATTGGTATGGCTGCAGTGCGTCCTGCTGAATTTATTGTGCTGCGTTTCTCACACAAGCTACAAGAATCATAAAATAAACTAAATAACAATTAAATAACAATAATTATGAGTACATATCCATTAGTAAAGTTTGCCTTTGAAGTTGATTGGGGTGGAACAAAAGTAGGTTTTCAGGAAGTGAGCGGGTTAAATGCCGAAGCAGCTTTAATTGAATACAGACATGGAGCAAGTCCTGATTTTAGTAAGATTAAAATGCCGGGATTAAAAACTTTCAGCAACATTACTTTAAAGAGAGGAACTTTCAAGAGTGATAACGAATATTTTGAATGGTTCCAAACCATCCAATTGAATACGGTAGAGAGAAGATCAATTACGATCTCACTTTTAGACGAAAACGGAGATCCTGCAGTAACTTGGAAAGTGAAAAATGCATTCCCGCTAAAAGTAAATGCAACAGATTTGAAAGCTGAAGGAAATGAGGTAGCTATCGAAACTCTGGAAATTGCACACGAAGGATTAACGATCGAAAATAACTAATATTAACTTTAAAATTAAAAAAAATGAATTACAAAACACCTGGAGTCTACGTAGAGGAAATTGCAAAATTCCCACCATCTGTAGCACAAGTAGAAACTGCTATTCCTGCTTTTATCGGGTATACAGCACAAGGTCCAAAAAATGAGCCAACAAGAATCTCTTCAATGTTGGAATACGAAACGCTTTTCGGAAAAGCAAAAAATGAAGCGTTTACATTTACTATTAATCCGGCAACTACAGTTGCACCAATTAAGCCAAGAACTGTTACTGCTACTGTAGCGCCTAGTCCTTTCAAAATGTATTACGCTATGCAAATGTATTTTGCCAATGGTGGAGGACCGTGTTATATCGTTTCTGTAGGAAATGCTG
Coding sequences within it:
- a CDS encoding DNA/RNA non-specific endonuclease, translated to MKTAKPVEKDNKPHQSQAKKQKLTQPVVVPLSEREVVGSQTQKPGNSTVKSGSTNRNGSIVAVHGSQTIYDQGSEIMYKKFQENLTQTGDINHPDTKNMEKDYMSTLNINQVRNYNDIKSGTYLPKNMEEQVIVHQQSKKIEETNPIVKPSDTKAASNKVDVAGTDQAQLMSDKTEAADIEEKVSPNANSNPEFTALSGKIGSTAKQQKQHEASSKASNDAQAAAPSPANERQSLAQASQVNIMGEKEAGMFKKEDFKALLSEKIHNIELPANEKEADEFEKHNNINEVNQKAVGDVKKEKNVAANDIASATAAKPDIAAQPDRKAAKMPTQNVGKAPSTPNAAKAMPVKRTAASIEQPIKEQTASIDSEMKANGVTDKMLANSNEPSFTDALDQKNKAKTQSVEATQQFRNNETKELSKTRNDAQAQAASHISGMHGARKGGLGNVHGDQKQTSAKDSQKRKEIADHINGIYVSSKADVDGILKNLDTSVAKKFDDGSQKAKKAFEVHVDQGIKAYKKKRYGDAYADYGVLGLAGKWVKDQLTGLPPEVDKYFDSGKALYIRIMDYHIDQIAGHVTTQLNAAKTRIAKGKKDVQTYVNSLSPSLRKIGKDAIADIQSKFNALEESVSSKKDALIDVLAKKYADNIASIDTRIADLKAQNSGLVNQALDVLKNSVFAIIIEIKNTLTNLLSGVISAIQAIIMDPIGFFKNLIAGVSQGFTNFGANIWTHLKTGFFGWLTGAMKGISLTMPEDVFSLKGVFSITSQVLGLTWGGIRAIGARVIGEPVMKVLETASEKGLEIVQVVRKDGAAGLWEYLKDQFADLKTTVMDAIMDIVQSQVIQAGIKWVMGLLTPVGAFIKAAMAIIDVVKFFIQRAAQIMELVKAFTDSIKAIASGNVGAVAKSIENALGRAIPVLIGFLASLLGIGGLADKVLGVIRKIRQRIESAIVKFWNFIKGKAAKLLSKTGIGKLGKKKEKVDDKHIKNMDSQIAPEPFTMNGENHTLTFENGEIYMASEKAPLAYKLTKFKKYVSRKPDADEFGGDGYKILDGIEELQTRNERIKKDLTNAKNRVESPEKDQKKEEAEAKFDKLSKDIENFGNKFKLEDLIESSKKTKYKPEKIDFYISGDKQITIGYYYDVEVNGRNAKRTFKSSFKLNKNNLVEQQTIGFNLVTKESGSRSYTESANQADSNKAIEHLKKNPEEHIEFNASHILADQFLGSGYKSTLNLVTASGHYNKETMRRAEDRLTLALNRTEKIHKDRDSKNYITFDIKVTATWKELIDNAITSELAKLNPNTDQELLESMHKILAKNVDPKLVQSVIYEVMLVKLNGTKEIRHNIRPIEIGTDETLKKILK
- a CDS encoding contractile injection system tape measure protein, with product MKQDHIIQKVFVEISVNNKDKAFSIKEDISSFLSIDVFPEIEKYINALEYKLDDHTLQIPHLELNLDVKSSSLNAELKDKIAQLFKDELSEITKPIDKSDQQTESDSKAYLVDNQEKAIQTFIYFLEKGNMPWWNSSTNGIDFLEPAVFNTLIVNSNFQKKIISVFSKPNVQKRIINQLSDEQIAQLCLSILKNRELKINLNVDIIQYISKLNHAERQIVWRLVLNVLSQHLSSSNVNLREYLLQQIVKIESASTVFSKTKNKHENLKTVVKMFPFIKEDEILENIESIKNNPKEKSEKSENSKTLKETIHQKNETFHENLSRDDDNELSQDDGQYVQNAGLILIHPFIKTFFEHCDLIDLKTQQLINPDLCAHLLHYIATGKTNAPEYDMIFEKFLCNIPMHQTINRHIKLSRKHKTQAKNVIESVQHNWSSMKKSSVALLQNEFFQRPGKLVITDHDYTLTVEQKTQDILLKNLGWGLGLVKLPWKKKFMFVNW
- a CDS encoding DUF4255 domain-containing protein, which translates into the protein MINEVLTILKNQLNSSEGLQDVLGDIAVVDDIAKHDDDTSGLDNKVVITLLNVEEESTLKNRSRYNKVQISENPTQFDMKMESPPAYLNLYVMIAAHRATYANALANISKVIEVFQTNNVLEYLDPEDERENDFKFRIELHTIPFEQLSYIWGLLGGKVMPSVLYKISVIKIVAKDVTSIELINDVNIESIKVN
- a CDS encoding phage tail sheath family protein, encoding MPNPTTPGVSVEEITKLPYSIALIDTAIPTFIGYTDQIPEGYDINDNTNAININNNTNKNLKISSLLEYEDKFGKAKLESIQLKDTKDKELTVVAPEVQFLMYYSLQMYFANGGGPCYIVSVGTYASASTGVQLSSLKNGLDKVDTLKAIKDPILLVYPDAVSLTEPSFYELYNYTIGKLETKNRFAILDTYEGNSATIGNFRAGVGSTNHAAAYFPHLKTILNYSFDEDKAITHAGLQETNQENDDFYAGEIAALEVLRDLATAEISTTSVNGFVLADLLEQAIAIAEEIYETADSKDALREPLNEAKAVVDAIYDGTIDDFRIPQNLQVNTPIFRGEFDDLIDAIRLSKDKVGNANGLTLKNLQSSDSLLYNQIKEAIKSLQVVLPPSSAIAGVYGRVDSVRGVWKAPANVSLSYVTEPTEKVSEKEQSDLNIHDSGKSINAIRFFTGKGNLIWGARTLDGKDKKGDGKDNEWKYVHVRRYYNMLEQSISDSLKRFIDEPHTPHTWLRAKTMLENFLNQQWMEGALAGSTPKEAYEVKVYGTKDPVTENIINPMNVEIKIALVRPAEFIILNFSHKLQQS
- a CDS encoding phage tail sheath family protein codes for the protein MNYKTPGVYVEELAKFPPSVAQVETAIPAFIGYTADGPKNKPTRISSMLEYETLFGKANPETFAVAFKDGVATATQPKVSDFKMYYAMQMYFANGGGACYIVSVGDYSGSVTVGDSTTVGTLVYGFELLKKEDEPTLIVFPDLQSLVATSADVAAAQTAKDLAQYAKDLANTAVHNAEEAVEEAEVDGTAEELAEANQVLADAQADAVTTNAVFAVVDANLTKITAANVDDAITNAYQLYNKALDQAELMKDRFVIMDVLGDEATFRNKVISKGLKYGAAYHPKLKTVLTYDFKDANVSVTGVSGATNLAELKTSSSELYNQAKKAIESKRVVLTPSSAMAGVYAKVDSTSGVWKSPANLGLSLVEAPTVKISDREQGALNVHPGTGKSINAIRAFVGKGTLVWGARTLDGNSNEWRYISVRRFFNMVEESVKKATERFVFEPNTANTWIRVQTMIENFLNQQWQDGALAGSKPEDAYYVSVGLNKTMSAQDILEGRMIVEIGMAAVRPAEFIVLRFSHKLQES
- a CDS encoding phage tail protein, which produces MSTYPLVKFAFEVDWGGTKVGFQEVSGLNAEAALIEYRHGASPDFSKIKMPGLKTFSNITLKRGTFKSDNEYFEWFQTIQLNTVERRSITISLLDENGDPAVTWKVKNAFPLKVNATDLKAEGNEVAIETLEIAHEGLTIENN